AGTGACCGCGGGCCGCAACACCGGTGTGGACGGCGAGAGGGACGCCCGCGCGGGCGTCACCGTGACGGTCATCAGGGCCAGGGTCACCAGGGCGGCGGTCAGAACAGCGGGCAGCGGAGGACGGGCGCGCATCCCCCGCATGGTAGCGGGGTTCCCCCGGCGTCAGGCGTTCAGAGCTTGCTCACCTGCCTTGAGCAATTCATCAGGCTTCCGTCTCCACCACCGGTTTCACGAACGCGGCCGAGTCGTAGTAGGTGCGGAAGGCGCTCACCTTCTGCCCGTCGTGTTCGATCACGCTCGCGCCCCGGTAGGCGATGTCGGTGCCGTCAGCGAGTTGGCCGGTCGCCTGCCACTCCATCAACCCGGTGTGGCCGTCGTCGCTGTGGTGGGTGAACTGGCTGCGGATGGTCTGGAAGTTGTCCAGATACGTCTGCCAGAACTGACGTGCGCCTTCCTGGCCCCGCCAGAGCTGCGTGGTGAGATTTTGCAGCGTCGCGTCGTCCGCGAACAGCGCGACCAGGGGGGCCGGGTCGCCGTCTTCCTCGGTGGTCTGAAGGGCCTGCATGAACGCCTCGGTCAGGTTCGCCATGGCTCACCACACCACGCGGCGTGGCCGGAAAGAGTGGCCGATCACCCAGGCAGGCCGCTCATGAAGCGACGCCCAACGCGCGGGCGGCCGTTTCCCGCACCGTCTCCTGCGGGTCGTCCAGCAGCGCCCGGACGTGCCCCGCCTCACCCCACTGCCCCAGCGCCCAGGCCGCCGCCTCGCGGACTTCCCAGGCGGGGTCCTGCACTCCGGCCAGCAGGAGCGGCCAGCCCCCCGGGTCGCGCGTGTTGCCCAGGACCGTCAGCGCGTTGCGGGCCATGCCCTTGCGGCGTGGGCGCAGAAAGGCCGTGCCCGCGAACCGCCGCTCGAACTGCCGCTCGCTGACACCGAAAAAGGCGCCCAGGTCGGGGTGCGCCAGCTCGGGGTCCGGCTGGAGGAGGCGCGCGAGCGGCCCGGCCTTCTGCGTCCAGGGGCAGACCTCGCTGCATATGTCGCAGCCGAAGAGCCAGTCGCCCATTCCGGCGCGCAGTTCGGGCGACACCGGCCCCCGGTGTTCGATGGTCAGGTACGAGATGCAGCGCCGCGCGTCGATGGCCCGGTCCGGCCCGATGGCGTTCGTGGGGCAGGCCGCCACGCAGCGGAAGCAGCGCCCGCAGCGGTCGGGATGGGCCTCCTGTGGCCCCACGAACGGCAGGTCGGTCAACAGCACCGCCAGCGTCACGAAGGCGCCCAGCCGCGTGCTGATATTCATCCCCGACTTGCCGCGCCAGCCCAGGAACGCTTCCGCCGCGAAGAGGCGCTCCATCACCGGTCCGTGGTCCACGTAGCCCCGCGCCCGCACCCCCAGCCGTGCCGCTTCCTCCTCCAGCCGGGTCAGGACGGGCTGAAGCTGGTCGTGATAGTCGGGGGTCCAGGCATAGCGGGCGACCCTTCCCACCCGCACACCTCCTGTAGGCACACCGGGGTCCGCAAAGGCGTGCGAGACGCCCAGCACCAGGACGCTCGCCGTGCCCTCCAGACGGCTCGCGGGGTCCGAGCGGGCCGGAAGCTGCCGCTCCAGATAGCCCATCCCCGCGTGCCGCCCCGCCGCCAGCCACGCCGCGTACTCGGTCACTGCCGACGCCGGGACGTTTGCGGGTGCCCAGCCCACCGCGTCCGCCCCCAGCGACACGGCGAGGTCGGAGAGGAGTTCGGCGCGGTTCACGGGGGAGAGTATGGGGCCTGGGGCGGGTGGCGTATGGCGTGGAGGGAACAGAAGGGGGTGGGGCGGCGGCTGGAGTCGTGCTTGGAGGGCAGCCTGCGGCTGCCACCCCCCGCTGCAAGCGGCTCTGCGAGTCCCAGCCTCTCGCGGTGCGAGCTGTACCAGTCCCCCGCAAGGGGGGAGGAGCAAAAACTCCCGCCTCCACGTCCTTCATCCTCCCAAAGAAGAAGGTGGAGGAACACCTCCCCCACCTCCACAAGCGACAAGCTACAGGCTACACGCCGACCCTCACTTCCCGAACGTCCCCGCCCGGACCACCACCAGATTCGCCGGGTCCACGTATTTCCGCAGCGCGTCCTGGGCCATCTGGGGCGTGACCGCCTTCAGTCTGGCCTCGAAGTCGGCGG
The window above is part of the Deinococcus metallilatus genome. Proteins encoded here:
- a CDS encoding nuclear transport factor 2 family protein — protein: MANLTEAFMQALQTTEEDGDPAPLVALFADDATLQNLTTQLWRGQEGARQFWQTYLDNFQTIRSQFTHHSDDGHTGLMEWQATGQLADGTDIAYRGASVIEHDGQKVSAFRTYYDSAAFVKPVVETEA
- the queG gene encoding tRNA epoxyqueuosine(34) reductase QueG: MNRAELLSDLAVSLGADAVGWAPANVPASAVTEYAAWLAAGRHAGMGYLERQLPARSDPASRLEGTASVLVLGVSHAFADPGVPTGGVRVGRVARYAWTPDYHDQLQPVLTRLEEEAARLGVRARGYVDHGPVMERLFAAEAFLGWRGKSGMNISTRLGAFVTLAVLLTDLPFVGPQEAHPDRCGRCFRCVAACPTNAIGPDRAIDARRCISYLTIEHRGPVSPELRAGMGDWLFGCDICSEVCPWTQKAGPLARLLQPDPELAHPDLGAFFGVSERQFERRFAGTAFLRPRRKGMARNALTVLGNTRDPGGWPLLLAGVQDPAWEVREAAAWALGQWGEAGHVRALLDDPQETVRETAARALGVAS